The genomic interval caaaatagttggtgtttaatttagtaatcaattaatcattgtTTCTAAATATGGCATGTTCAAATATCCTCTTAATATGTATGATTTAGCTGTCGCTTATTATTACAACAGAAGCTCAATTGTCCTTAAGGCAAGTAAAACACcaaatttgttattttattaggttttaaaatacaatttttctGAAGCTCGTCATCTCTCTTTTAGCTAAATGAATAGGGAACATGTAATATTGAGGCTTGCCTTGTAGGAAGGAGGGCATGTCTGAAGGTGAGGATGTTTCCCAGTGCAGCAGCGAGCCGTCCTCTGAGCAGGTGAACAGATGGTCTGGGTTGGTTGGGTGGAAGTGGACCTCCCACACTGGACAAAAATCATATCTTTTATACACATTCCTATACAAAACTAATTAAAACCAATAATGTTTCGATAAAATctggttaaataatttatctgGTCACAATGAGCTCTTACTTTCAGCAGAGTGTGCCTCCATGAGTGAGAAGGGAGCGTTGCCTTGTCTCACATCCCAGACACAGAGCATGCCGTCCTGGCCTCCTGTGGCCACAATGTGCTGCTGGTTTGGATGTCTGTCCACACAGTGTAGAGGAACTCTATCTCCTGACCTGAGAAGAATAAACACGTCATTATTGTTTATAATGAAAGAATAGGtaaagaatagaaaaaaaacaaaaacatgtttgaagtgtagttttttgtgtgtgtataactaACAGGGAGAGAATCTGTGATGGTGAGTTGCTCTGTTGTCTAAAATCCCACAGCTTGAGTTGTCCGATAGAGTTCACTGTCAAAATCTCTGTTGTCCTCAGGTACGTCACAGCGTGAATCGTGCTGCTGTCTGCGTTTTCTGGCAACGacggtccaaaaaaaacaacatgtcagCCATTTTGTTCACAGAAATTCAACTTTAGTTAAATTTTCATCCTCACCTATGGTTCGAATCACTTCTTCCTGGTCGGCTCTGAAGACGATGATCCTGCCGTCTTCACCGACCGAGACGATCTCGGGGCTGCTGCACACCACACCAGTACAGGGGGCGTTGTCACATGGGTAGCGATGTGTTCTCGCCCAGTGCTGAGAAACAGACATTGTCTGAAATCAAAGGAGATGGAAGATCAAATATGAAATTAGATAAATTATTTGCGCCACGTTCTTTTGTGGGGCCATTTTCTTATATTTAGCCATTCCTCAAGGACACTGAGGGTATAAACATCTATACCTGACTGTTTGGGTGGTGGCGGTAGATGCTGACGGCTCCAGTCGACGATGCTGTGACGATTCTGTCTTGATCCAAAAACTGCAAAATAATACAGAACAAAAGGGAAATAAGCCTTGTAGCTTTATATCCTTCTGTGtcacatatgttttttttaattgacaaaaagtcaaaatgactAGCTCTCATCCAACAATGAGGGCAGAAATAATCTACAACATTTGAAGTGTATAatactagagctgaaactattaattgatgaatcgattattaatcgattactaaaatAATCGacgactattttgataatcgatgaatcggtttgaagctttattcatgattaaaacaagattttcaattgtttaaacttcttaaatatgaatattttcttcatttctttgctctggaaaacaaagaaatcattaaaagtcaatcattttggtttgtggacaaaacaagacatttgagaacatcatcatttccaggtttgacaaacaccgatcaacattttttaaggttttctgatattttatggaccaaacgattaatcgagaaaataatcgacagattaatcgattatgaaaataatcattagctgcagctctataTTATACTTATGTTCACCTGACAGGAAACATCGTAAGCAAATTAATTTGTTTTGAGTTAGGAAACTTGCCTGAAGGTCTAGAACATCTCCATCATGCTTGTGTTCACATAAAAGCTGTGGTTCTCCTTCAAAACCATCATCCATGCCAGGACTTCCATGGTTCCCAATGGACCAGAGGGATAGCTTGTTGTTCTGCAATAAACACATTACCAGAGTGTTTACTGGAGGAAAGAAACTTtatatacttttactcaagaaaTAAACATCTAAACACCACTACAATcttgatttaaacatttttattaacaaCTCCAACACATTTATCTGACAATTAACAAATCAAAATGCGTCTTACATGCAGCAGTGGTTGTTTTAACTCAGTTGTACTAAGAcattatacaaatataaaaacaccttttaaataCATCTACCCATACATAAACCAATTCAACATACAAGGGAGCTTTTAAAAACCCAAGGCAATCACAAGAAcactaataaaataaactgatgtgctacttcaaaaacaaatgttctgcGTGTTTCAGAGATGACTCAAGGTAAAAGTTTAATTCTGAGTCCTCCTTTTACCACTTACTACCAATAATCTACCTCGTCTTCGGTAATATATCAGCTAAGTCTAGACTTGTATGACTACATGCTAGCCAGGCATGAACATGTATAGTTTAATGTTTCCTGCAGCAAATATAACATGTTAGTGCTCGATATTCACGCCAAACTCACACTCAACGATTCATAACATGTCTTCAGTCATTATCTGAAAGTTACTGGACTGCTTAGCCCCACAATCGCGAAATGAAGCTAAAATATCACCTAAAGTTGATATTAAAAGTAAAGTTCATTCagttcattcaattcaattcagcgTCAATATTAACAACTGTCAACTTGCCCACCTCATTGTCCCACGAGCCGGTCGCAAAGATGTCCGGCTGCTGCAGAGTCGAATGTGATACTGGTTTCCATCTGGTTTTACTGATTTTCTGGGACACGTATTTAGCATTGACACTCtccattaaaaagaaaaaggaaactgGCTCAGGTACTTTAGATTTAAAAGACGTTAGCTGACACTAGCTTAGCATTCGTAGCCAGGACCAGGAGATCCGAGATACGCGCCTGCAAATCAACTACGGTAGCGCGGAGGGGTCAAACAAGCCAAAATCAGTTATGGCAACCACGGCCGCTCCTCattgcattaccgccacctactggtTTGGAGTGTGGAGTAATAGATTGGCAGGCAAAAACTATAATAATAGGTACTAATTAgtacctattattattattattattattattattattatactatttatAACTATTTATAACTAAAGAAATTAGTTATAAAACtcgaaaaacaaataaagagtcATTTTTGACACTGAATAGGAAATTCAAATTTAGTTTTGAGAGGAACTTAAATGACATTTCTAGGCCAACTGACGTCTGTATGATTAGAATGGTGCTACtatgaaaaataatttgttttattaccATAGAGTGGTTcataataaatatacagtacagaaTTTATCAAACAACACTAAAAATGGCCAAAAATGTACGAAACCATTACTCAGAAAAGAGGAAACATGGGGagaaagtgacttcaacttctaccaaagtcattttctggtaacatacttgtacttttactcaagtttcCCTTttgtgctatagaaataaatttGTATTGGATTGGaaagaccagggaggacattttggtgcgtgGGCTGTGGATTCTACAGAtgaaaaatcagaagaagaagagtttgtaTTATGGtctttatttatacagagctTTTCTGGTCTCAAttagctgctttacactacagttttcacccattcacacgcttttaaaacttaaatacattttatatcagaaaatgacatttgataCTTGAGTACAATAAacgtcatatactttaagacgattacttaagtaatattataaaaaaagtgacttcaacttctaccaaagtcattttctggtaagatacttgtacatTTAAGCAAGTATCCCTTAAGGTGCTTTACGcaagactttttttcaaatctggCTTTTAACAGCCTTTCAATTTGTGGCGCAACGTTGCCATCTGCTGCACATGCAAACCTATAAAGAAACCAGATACATAATGGATGGCTTGATTTATGAGCCTCACAATATTGAACAATATTCCATCACGATGTTGTAATAACAATATGTGTGACGACCTTAGTTAATATCTTAGTAACTGTATCTTAGTATAGGCTGTGAACAGAGATCCACAGCCTATACTAAGATACAGTTACTAAGATATTAACTAAGGTAAGACATACtaagaaaatatataaaaactatAAAAGAACTTGACTTGTTATGTGGTTTTCCTGCAGTGTGACCTGAGCAGAGTATTGCAATAAGGGAGTATTACGAAAAGCAGCAGGAAATTCACATCTAAGCTCCTCAACAGGACTCTGGAAGGTCACGTTGGTCTGGTTCATCCACGTCAGAAAGTTCTTCAGGTTGGCGTCACAGTGGAATCGGTTCATGGTCAGATCGAGGAAGCTGAGGGAGCGGAAAGCAGCCGGGTCTGGGGAGGCGATGAAGTTGTCGGCGAGGTTAAGTACCTTCAGACTTTTGGGCAACTCGTCAGGCTGGAGATATGTCAAGGCGTTGGACGAGAGGTCCATGAAACGGACTGATGCAAGACCCTTAAAGATGCCTTCAGGAAGAGACCGCAACCCGTTGAAGCTCAAGTTCAGAACTTCCACACGTCCAAAACTGTCGAACATGTTCAGACATGTGCCCTGTGACCAAACGGTCTGCAGGGAGCTGCTGTGAAGATCCAGGTGTTGGAGATCATTTGGACCGATCGATGAACCTTGTGTGCACCACCTGATTGTGTTTCCTCCAAAGGAGAGATACTGCAGGCGTTTCAGCCGAGTCTCAAGCGTGTAAACGTCCCCCAAGTCCTTCAATCTGTTGTCTCTAATGTCCAGGTGTGTAATGTTACTGGCAAACTTAGCGACGCTGCTCACTGACGAGGGCGCCAACCTGTTGTCGTTCAAAAAGAGATAATCTAAAGTCGGTAAAGACGCCGGGAAACCTACGTCTCGTAGAGCGTTCCCTGTTAAAAGCAATGTCTTGAGCTTGGGAAGTCCCCGAAATGAATCATAACCCAGTGCACCGATGTGATTGTAAGACAAATCCAACACTTCCAGGTTTGTCAGAGAAGCAAACGTGTAAGAGTAGATTTCCCCGAGCAGGTTGTGTGACAATTTGAGCTTGTTTAAGTGACCTTGAAGACCTTTGAAGGCATTTTTGTGAATATGATTCACTCTGTTTTGGGAAATGTCAATATTCACGACGTCTCTCAGTGGACTAAAAACTTCCGGCTGCAGTGCAAATATTCTGTTTTTGGACAGGTCCAAATCGAGGACTGAGCTGTTCTTTAAACCCTCAAACATGGTGTGGTCCGGATCAGGGAGGTTATTAAAGGAGAGTCCTTTACCGATGTGTCCGGAGAGTTTGAGCTGGGAGATCTTTGTTCCGTCAATTGCTGTGAAGAACCGCTTAAATCGATCCACACTGAACCCGTTGTTGGACAGGTCCAAAGTCTGAAAGGACATTCCCCTGAAAGGATTCCCGCAATCAAAACTGGACATTGCAGTAAGTTTCAATCCTGAGTTCAACTTCATGACATTGAAGTGTTTTCCCTGGAAACCCACAAGGTCTGATTCACATAGTTTGTTGATTCTGTTGAGCTGGAGGTTCAGATCTTTCAAGTGGCTCATGTTAGCGAAGAACATGGAGGGCTGGAGTCTTTTTATGTGGTTACCAAAGAGGTTAAGCGTCTCTAAAGAGGAGAGCGGCTCCAGAAAGTTCCCCTTCAGTATGGACTCATTGAGTGAACAGTAACCCAGGTGGAGCGACTGCAAACTGGACAATCCCTCAAAGGCCAGAGGCTCCAGCTGGAGGCCGACGTTGAAGTCCAGCATCAGTGTCTTCAGACGTCTTTGATTTACGAAGGTGTTGTTCCCGATCACAAGCGGCACAGTCTGTTTTCCCAGGtccagctcctgcagctgctccagACCTGACAGCGAAGTCGAGTTTATCTCACTGATGCGGTTCATCTCCAGGTAAAGGTGCGTGATTCCTGGAGGGAGAGCAGGAACCGACGTCAGCCTCTTGGCGGCACAGTGTGCGACGGAGCCCCTTATGAGGCATGATGGGAAACATCCAGGCACCTGAGAGAGGATTAGAAAAGAAGGTGTtaatttttgcacacacacttttcagtgagagtgaaaaTTTGACCCCAACCTTTGACCTGTCCTGGGATCTGAACCATgtgaccctccggttacaagcccaattatTTCCCGCTTGGTCACAGGCTGCCCCAAGGACATTTAAGATGTAAGACTTCAACGTCTTCTACTGAAATGTGTTCTTTTAGTTGCTTAATGTAGCCTATATTATATAGTGAAGGACTTCAAATTAGAAGAATTAGAAAGaaattgcacaaaaaaagagatctAAACctttatattaaatatgaaaaaatagattttttttttacaaactttaaTGGGTAATACCTGAATAATTAAGTgttttcaaactaaagtaaacaagttgtcttctttctttttaacgcctttatattttttatacattttatcttttttcttttttatacatatgtttcagtttatatttagactgtacatagacttgcatgcctcttatgtttctatcgtgtaacatattctggagctgctgaactgtgaatttctctgtgagatgaataaagtatctatctatctatctatctatctaacccccccccccccccccccagaataatatttatatagtgATTTACAGGGATACGTGTAAAGAAACGacacaatatttatatattaatttattaaaaaatgttttatactttGGTGAATTTTCttgaccactttttttttaaacttctacttcaaaaataaaacaaacggAAACTATTTATAATCTCTGTAATTTTCTAATAGTaatgaaatcattttcaaatcttCTCATTATTTgtaaggattaaaaaaaataatatatatatattcatatgtatatatatatatttacagcaCATTTAGTGGTAAagcacttttaattttttttaaacaactatatatactgtatataaacacctataataataataattatatatacgcatatgtgtatgtactgtaaagATCATGCATAACTTGACTCTTgctttcctaaataaattgttttgttgcatgataaaacaattttaaattgaatttaatatAAAAGGATGTACTATAGAATACTTACactattattttgtattttgaaaaaccttgattttttttgttctctatCGTGCACTGTAAATAAACTTTGCCTGAAACtaactgtacctttaaaaaataaacctgtAAGTTAAAATGCAGTTCACATGTAAATTTACATTTCTATCACACTCAGTGTTTACGTACCTGTAGGAAAACACAGATGGTGACCAGCTGAAGACACAGCAgcctcatcttcatcatcctcttctcttgtcttcccttctcttctctgcagccctttttatctgtgtgtgtgtgtgtgtgtttgcatcacTTGTGTTGAGCATGACATTGACCCTGCTGCGCAAACATGACGCTGAGCGgcatttccccccttttttttgttgaatccAGATTTGCACCAGAGGGGAAGTACATTCACATGTTTACATTCTCTTGTTGTGAGCTGAATTGCATATATACAGGGGTGACCCACATACTTGTGTTTTACTATGTTTTACACAATATGCAGcaatgtttatgttgtttttttatgacccCTATTGGTCACTTTTACAAGAAAACGTATGAGATtagagattagattagatttgacttAATTGATCTCACACTGGGGGAAATGTGcgtgttgcaacagcatgtttGGAAGTACTACAGTATGATTTCACATAAGCAATATAaagtacacaaataaagtgtaaaataaCAATGCTACATGTGAACAGGTGTGCAAAACGTGtttataaatatcaaaaaagtaataaaagacaCTCAAAAAATCCTTTACAGTTTCTATAATGTTACATACCTAAAATGAATACCTTCATTATGTGATCACAAAAATGAGTAGAACAGGAGGAAAGTGCAGTGACACACAATCATTGCACATAAAAGAATCTTGTGAAACATGTGAAATTGAGTGTGACGGATCCGGGTaagtaaataaagatttttGCGTCATGTTTCCCCTCATTATTTCAACACGTTATTTTCAATAAGATGCATTTTTGTTGACacaatttcctcttttttcctcatttgGGTGTTACCACTTAAGGGCATATGACTATGCCACAGAAaccttctctccttttctttgtGATAATCTGCCCAAAACACTGTagatgtaggtgtgtgtgtgtgttttatcacaCTGAGCTGGTGAATTTCACAACTTCAACACAATAAAGGTTTGTCAAACACAATAGAGGAATAGAAACACAATCGAAGAAAATTACAGacctttcactttcactgtaatttatttgttttagaaGTTCttatgaaaaaaatacacattttttgttCTTTGATTTCAGCTGGtatgttattttcatttaagtaGTTATTCTTACAAAATAAATTTTACTGGGTATGTTATATTTTAGTTTAGTAGTTATTTGAAAATAACTACAAATAACTTGCTAATGTAAGTTTAGACTAAAATTTGGTTTAGGAGTCCTATTAATGTGTATTAATAGTCCTTTTATTTCAGCCGGtatgttattttcatttaagtaGTTCTTATGTTATCTTTTATAGTCATTTGtataaaagaaatgtgtttttatgttattttgtttcagCAGCtatgttgtcttttattttagtagttattcttacaaaataaatacacgtttttatgtattttcatttcagtgattggcttatctttcattttagagGTTATTTTTATAAATTGTATGTGTGTTCATTGTAGTAGTGTTGGAGCCACATGCGTAGAACAAATCAGGTTTTTGGTTCAGGTCAGGTAGTGACACCTGCTGCTCATTTGTAGGAATGGTGGTTGGGGGGGCTTTTTTTCATGTCTTAGCCCTGGGCCCCCATTATTTCCTGGTCCGCCCATGCTGTTTCCAGTGTGAAATTGTGCAAATTATGGAATATCAATCAGATTATTTGAGTCAGATATGAGATTGTTAATATTCATAATTTGGTAGTAGCAGTGAGTGGCAGGCAGGGGGCGGGGCGAGGAGGACGGGCCAAGGAGGCGAGTGACTTCTTTCAAAAATAGTTAATCAGTAACcggtaacagcagcaacagcagcatcggcggcagaggtggtggaggaggcggGTGCCAAACATGGTCCGCTACGGAAATAAATAACGGGACCTGGGGGAAGGAATTTAATCCAACCGAAAGAGGAGACCTTTACAAACGCGCTGAAAAGAGGAAGCGGGCGTTAGAAgagaagaagcagcagtagCGACTAAAGtcagtggcacacacacacatacacacatttctaCTGTGTTGATGTTGGGATTTGGCGACGAATACCTGCCGCAAACAGTCCCGGTGAGTAGAACCACACCGTCCGACGAGAGTTAGTGTTCTAAACATAAGTTTTCTGTCGCCGCGAGTgcgacttttaatgtgaaaaactaAAGGTTTCCTGCCGAGTTTTGAGACCCGAGAGCTTTcaagtacacacgcacacattcactCGTGGGGGAACAAGGTGAACAGGGAGTTAAACTTTTCTGCAACATGGCCGCTCAGATGTCACACAGCTTCCCAGAAGTAGGCAgagctaaaataaaaatatgtacagtTGAAGGAAAAAGAAACGTTGActcagtatttatttaaatatttatattcaaacTCTTGAGAAAATACCATGTGGATATTATGAccaaaaatatccagtgagtgagTCGTCCCAATGTCCACCCCCCCACTTCCCATCCCTGTGTTGATTCATAAGTCCTGCccacttttttaaaatcaaaaccaCTATTGGTGTCCTCTTCTGTGGGAGGAACGATATTCCATTCAAAACTTGGCGTTTTACATTCCCATACGTTGTTTTACATAGTTTGTGGCCTTATATTGAGGTCAGTATTGCCCATAGAATTTATATTTAGAGTTTGAATAAGTTTTGGTGTCCTTTTCTGTGGGTGGAACGATATTCTATTGAAAATCTCTCGGGTTTTTTTACATTCCCAGGATTATCGTTTCGCATAAAGGCAttgttttgaataattaaatggCTTTATTGAACTGTATAGTGCAAAATAAAAGAATCGGCAcactttatatattatatttttgggATTGGATTTAGTTTTGGTGTCCTTTTCTGTGGGTGGAACGATTTTCTGTCGTTTCTACACTCGCcatttatctatttatatatGGGCattgttttacataattaaatGCTTTAATTGAGATCTATAATGCCCAATAAAATATTCGTCACGCTCTAGATTTGGGATTTTATGAGACTTCTGATGTCCTTTGATGCGGGAAGAACGATATTCCATTCAGAATCAGTCTTGTTTACATTCCCAGGCTTATGGCTTCTCATAAAGACATTGTTTTACATaattttatgcttttattgaaATCAATACTGGATATTGAAAAATTCGGCATATTTTGTGTGAAGGATTTTATGAAGGTTTGGCGTCCAGTGGGAGGAACGATGTTCCATTCAAAAATATGGCGTTTTTACATTCCTAGGCTTGTCGCTACACATAGAGGCAttgttttacataatttaatGCTTTTATTGAAATCAATAATGCCCGTTGGAATATTCGGCATACTTCAAATTAAAGATTTATGGAACCATGAAACAAGCTGAAAGGAAACAGATACAGTACTCTCATTATAAATACTTGTTGGTGTCATATCAGGTTTTTCTATCTATTAACAAGTTAATAAGTTGCTTAAGTACTTGTATGATGCAGAGAAAAGACATAATAAGGCTAATAACACACATATTTGATCAAAATGACCTGTTTTGTCATATTATTCTTATGATATTGTCGACAAACATATCTGCACTTGgtgaattttatttttgcatatttgGACAGGTTGCAGAGGTTTCTAAAACGTTGCTCCCTGTGGAGGAAGTGATGAAAAGAGATAGAGATGGGGGGAAGGAGAGATTAGAGTAACTGTTGGGCCTTATTCCCTTGTAGCTACATGTTGTGTACTTTAAATTGAGGGGTGGGCAATTTGTTTACATCTTTACAGGAGCAAAttagagaggaaaacaaagatttCCCAGaattctccctctccctcttcatATGATAACCATGCGTTTCACCTGTATATGTTACCTGACCTCCCCTTTTCTTCACCACCACCCCTCATTCATAACATTTAATCTCAGTGTCAGTCTGCAGCATATGGAAATGTTTtagagtttgttcatttacagtAGTGCTGTGTGAATAGTGTTACTGTCTCCACTGTGGGTGGGGAGATAATAGCTGTGAGGGTGAAACCTATAATTAGAAGCAGCCTTTTCTCTCCAGCCTCTAGTTTATATAATTTCTCTTGAATTAAATTATAGTGTAATTTAAGTATTCCTCGTTTTGTTTGTTGGAGCAGTCGCATGATGGCCCTCCAGAGCCCTCCACTCCGAGTTGATTCTCAGAATTGCGGTATAGTGTGGATTGATAAAAACCCCACCTGATATGTTGGTGCTTTATTTGAGTAAcggcttgttttgttttgcccgTGGTAGTTTGCCAAGGTCACTGATGCTCTGTTGGCCCTGCACTCACTGT from Solea solea chromosome 17, fSolSol10.1, whole genome shotgun sequence carries:
- the nup43 gene encoding nucleoporin Nup43 yields the protein MESVNAKYVSQKISKTRWKPVSHSTLQQPDIFATGSWDNENNKLSLWSIGNHGSPGMDDGFEGEPQLLCEHKHDGDVLDLQFLDQDRIVTASSTGAVSIYRHHPNSQTMSVSQHWARTHRYPCDNAPCTGVVCSSPEIVSVGEDGRIIVFRADQEEVIRTIENADSSTIHAVTYLRTTEILTVNSIGQLKLWDFRQQSNSPSQILSLSGDRVPLHCVDRHPNQQHIVATGGQDGMLCVWDVRQGNAPFSLMEAHSAEMWEVHFHPTNPDHLFTCSEDGSLLHWETSSPSDMPSFLQGGRNNSIVSRSAMAPAGGNQSLISAWLSGDTSKARLETTHMLPSQTLSVNSLDVLGQCLVCGTDEEAIFVNRQIPV
- the LOC131443348 gene encoding toll-like receptor 5, which gives rise to MMKMRLLCLQLVTICVFLQVPGCFPSCLIRGSVAHCAAKRLTSVPALPPGITHLYLEMNRISEINSTSLSGLEQLQELDLGKQTVPLVIGNNTFVNQRRLKTLMLDFNVGLQLEPLAFEGLSSLQSLHLGYCSLNESILKGNFLEPLSSLETLNLFGNHIKRLQPSMFFANMSHLKDLNLQLNRINKLCESDLVGFQGKHFNVMKLNSGLKLTAMSSFDCGNPFRGMSFQTLDLSNNGFSVDRFKRFFTAIDGTKISQLKLSGHIGKGLSFNNLPDPDHTMFEGLKNSSVLDLDLSKNRIFALQPEVFSPLRDVVNIDISQNRVNHIHKNAFKGLQGHLNKLKLSHNLLGEIYSYTFASLTNLEVLDLSYNHIGALGYDSFRGLPKLKTLLLTGNALRDVGFPASLPTLDYLFLNDNRLAPSSVSSVAKFASNITHLDIRDNRLKDLGDVYTLETRLKRLQYLSFGGNTIRWCTQGSSIGPNDLQHLDLHSSSLQTVWSQGTCLNMFDSFGRVEVLNLSFNGLRSLPEGIFKGLASVRFMDLSSNALTYLQPDELPKSLKVLNLADNFIASPDPAAFRSLSFLDLTMNRFHCDANLKNFLTWMNQTNVTFQSPVEELRCEFPAAFRNTPLLQYSAQVTLQENHITSQVLL